From a single Stackebrandtia endophytica genomic region:
- a CDS encoding RNA polymerase sigma factor, which yields MTNTDNAGTESLHAPDDIKAALAGDLTAFESLYRQHYPQIKRVIYRRMQNTLRSDAEDMISETFYRAMSRIDTFQWKGTSFGAWLTTIAIRLVLDYHRAASRREVPSSGSEELIDRVDLTPGPAELAVQHLDHQFKAHLVGEILTKLTDRQRYCLYLRFQRGQSVAETAQRLGISEDAVKTLQHRAIRRTQTLLTRRAERHG from the coding sequence ATGACCAACACCGATAATGCGGGCACCGAATCACTGCATGCCCCCGACGACATCAAAGCCGCGTTGGCGGGCGACCTGACCGCCTTCGAATCGTTGTACCGTCAGCACTATCCACAGATAAAACGGGTGATCTACCGGCGGATGCAGAACACCCTGCGCTCCGACGCCGAAGACATGATCTCCGAGACCTTCTACCGCGCGATGTCCCGCATCGACACATTCCAGTGGAAGGGCACCTCGTTCGGCGCCTGGCTCACCACCATCGCCATCCGACTCGTGCTCGACTATCACCGGGCGGCTTCCCGTCGAGAGGTGCCCTCCTCGGGCTCCGAAGAGCTCATCGACCGGGTCGATCTCACGCCGGGACCCGCCGAACTGGCGGTGCAACACCTCGACCACCAGTTCAAAGCGCACCTGGTCGGCGAAATCCTCACCAAGCTCACCGACCGTCAACGCTACTGCCTCTACCTACGCTTCCAACGCGGCCAAAGCGTTGCCGAAACGGCTCAACGACTCGGCATCTCGGAAGACGCCGTCAAGACACTCCAACACCGGGCGATTCGACGTACCCAGACGCTGTTGACCCGCCGTGCGGAGCGACATGGTTGA
- a CDS encoding ANTAR domain-containing protein, producing the protein MYRPGDDSWRWSAGMFRLFGFEPGEVVPSRALIAHHLTDADNERFNQLLASGLSGSVPISRLHHINAVDHRRTVVTTLTLLDDDDSPEVHGVTSDVTTELRAETIHQTQSDIARAIDSHRVIDQAQGILMLAYAMTAQQAFHLLRWLSQRHNTKVRVMAERVITAAGETVNRSSPDSTAVDQVLSDAVIRPTEPTTSTPPEEIGDFHTEIRTEPSATTVVMHGVVNLAAIPSMAQTLISASRTHPRHELIIDLSRVRHLASAGMWELAGFCRKTRQRRGQRVTVVSPEAPPFRWPEFEPLITGRSSIKPDILTKSVISGRSLSLAHVGYSP; encoded by the coding sequence GTGTACCGACCCGGTGACGACTCCTGGCGGTGGTCGGCGGGTATGTTCCGACTGTTCGGATTCGAACCCGGAGAGGTCGTACCCTCCCGGGCCCTGATCGCGCACCACCTCACCGACGCCGACAACGAGCGATTCAACCAGTTGCTCGCCAGCGGGCTGAGCGGGTCCGTCCCGATCTCCCGTCTACACCACATCAACGCCGTGGACCACCGACGCACCGTCGTGACCACACTGACCTTGCTCGACGATGACGACTCCCCCGAGGTGCACGGCGTCACCAGCGACGTGACGACGGAGTTGCGGGCCGAGACCATTCATCAGACCCAATCCGACATCGCCCGCGCCATCGACTCCCACCGTGTCATCGATCAGGCGCAGGGCATCCTCATGTTGGCCTATGCCATGACCGCGCAGCAGGCGTTTCATCTCCTGCGTTGGCTGTCGCAACGCCACAACACCAAAGTCCGGGTGATGGCCGAACGCGTGATCACGGCCGCCGGCGAGACCGTGAATCGATCAAGCCCCGACAGCACAGCCGTAGACCAGGTGCTCAGCGACGCGGTCATCCGCCCCACGGAGCCGACGACGTCTACCCCACCGGAAGAGATCGGCGACTTCCATACCGAGATCAGGACCGAACCGTCGGCCACCACCGTCGTGATGCACGGTGTGGTCAATCTAGCCGCCATCCCGAGCATGGCCCAGACCCTGATCTCCGCATCACGGACCCACCCCCGCCACGAGCTGATCATCGATTTGAGCCGAGTGCGCCACCTGGCATCGGCGGGCATGTGGGAACTGGCCGGATTCTGCCGCAAGACCCGCCAACGCCGCGGCCAGCGGGTGACGGTCGTGTCGCCGGAGGCGCCGCCGTTTCGGTGGCCGGAGTTCGAGCCGTTGATCACCGGCCGATCATCAATCAAGCCTGACATCTTGACCAAATCCGTCATATCGGGTAGATCTTTATCATTGGCTCACGTTGGGTACTCGCCTTGA
- a CDS encoding CHAT domain-containing protein, translating into MVMNPDPSYVLDGLDGTFQPTVQLKIVEAGDLFMSWRWEHQLTTMRAFVIPWQSVHEALHELLHALPSPLEGESVEEALTRSLTHGPLTDLDREIELATKLAASLFPHPLAVELNSLLEQGVRSHIRLQPSPSTAQVPWESLRVDEGERVVHNTDVSVLTPATIRNTPQRRVSAWDPDGTIACALDPRVPGFDASSPMGSVLGLVADDSPLRDMVASWGDRAMLGPSHDADAFRRDDVTRDELHSMLAEASRFLYVGHVTTSEYSLDARLHLSCPATAPGRAAPVGAHRPLTAADIALGHDPQQLAAWRMPNRVALIACESGGETRFAEPAGLVAAAIHSGAQYVTATRWTLPTDHGIHRFVTNADQSARPLSDAIIAVDEAHEADRPVAVLNHWQREQADRWEATGLAVYSPVIWGSLATTYG; encoded by the coding sequence ATGGTGATGAATCCCGATCCCTCTTATGTCCTCGACGGACTCGACGGCACCTTCCAGCCTACCGTTCAACTGAAGATCGTCGAAGCCGGCGATCTGTTTATGAGCTGGCGTTGGGAACATCAACTGACGACCATGCGGGCGTTCGTCATCCCCTGGCAGTCGGTCCACGAGGCATTGCACGAACTCCTCCACGCGCTACCCTCCCCTCTGGAGGGTGAATCCGTCGAGGAGGCGCTGACCAGATCGCTGACCCACGGTCCGCTCACCGACCTCGATCGGGAGATCGAGTTGGCGACGAAACTGGCGGCCTCCCTCTTTCCCCACCCACTGGCGGTGGAGCTGAACAGCCTTCTCGAACAGGGAGTTCGCTCCCACATCCGACTGCAGCCATCACCGTCGACCGCGCAGGTGCCGTGGGAGAGCCTGCGAGTGGACGAGGGCGAACGAGTCGTCCACAACACCGACGTCTCGGTGTTGACGCCGGCCACGATACGCAACACGCCACAGCGGCGGGTCTCCGCGTGGGACCCCGACGGCACCATCGCCTGCGCACTCGACCCCCGAGTGCCGGGATTCGACGCGTCCTCACCGATGGGGTCGGTACTGGGGCTGGTCGCCGACGACTCCCCGCTGCGAGACATGGTGGCCTCCTGGGGTGACAGAGCGATGCTGGGGCCATCCCACGACGCCGACGCGTTCCGTCGAGACGACGTCACCCGAGACGAACTGCACTCGATGCTGGCGGAGGCCTCTCGCTTCCTCTACGTCGGACATGTCACGACCTCCGAGTACAGCCTGGACGCCCGGCTGCACCTCAGCTGCCCCGCCACGGCACCCGGCCGGGCCGCGCCGGTCGGCGCGCATCGTCCTCTCACGGCGGCCGACATCGCCTTGGGCCACGACCCGCAGCAGCTCGCCGCATGGCGGATGCCCAACCGGGTCGCGCTGATCGCATGCGAAAGCGGTGGTGAGACGCGGTTCGCCGAGCCGGCGGGCCTGGTCGCCGCCGCCATCCACTCCGGAGCTCAGTACGTGACCGCGACCCGGTGGACCCTACCCACCGATCATGGCATCCACCGATTCGTCACCAACGCCGACCAGAGCGCTCGCCCACTGTCCGATGCGATCATCGCCGTCGATGAAGCACACGAGGCCGATCGCCCTGTCGCCGTTCTCAACCATTGGCAGCGAGAACAGGCGGATCGGTGGGAGGCCACCGGTCTCGCGGTGTACTCGCCGGTGATCTGGGGATCGTTGGCGACCACATACGGTTAG